The Synechococcus sp. RS9909 genomic interval GTAAACGTTCGGTGGCATCGATCGCTACCACATCGGCTCCTGCGGCCCACACGGCGCGAATCTCCTGCCAACGCGGCGTGATGTAAACACTGCTGCCGGGGAAGGATCGCTTCCACAAACCGATGATCAACGCCTCCGGGCAACGACGACGCACCGCGCCGATATGCTCCGGGCTCTCCAGGCGTACCCCCACCGCACCATTGCGCAGACTCGCTTCCGCCATCGCCGCGATCACCTCCGGATGGCGCATCGGCGAGGCTTCCGGAGCCTGCACCGATACGATCAGCCCACCGCGCAAAGCCTCCAGATCAAGGCGTTCCATCGATCAGGAGGCCTGAGGAAACGCGACGGTGTCGGCCGGAAGCCAGCGGCGCAGGCGGTGGAGACGGGGCGCCGGTGGGGGCGGAAGTTCGCTGTCCTGGTCCTGGCTGCGCCAGTCGAGCGTGGGGATCTCCGCTTCCTCCGCTTCCGTGACGGCAGCCACCCGATCCTCTGGCTGGTCGATCGACCCATCGGGGAGCGAATCGACGCCATAGCGATGCACCCACTGCAATTCCAACAGGGCAGCTGCCCGGTGGTCACCGCGATCCCGGCACGAGGCCAGCAGGCGCTTGAGGGTGTCCTGACGCTGATGGGGTTGGCGAAACGGAGAATCGAGCACGGAATCAGGCGAGCTTGCGGTTCAGGAGGGGGCGGATCAGCAGGAACAGCCCCAGGGTGAGGCCAGCGAGGACCAGCAGACAGGTGGTGCCACTGACGGGCCCATAGGGCGCCTCAAGCAACACACTGGACAGGTCGAGGGGACCGGCGTAGGCGGCCCGAATTGGTTCAATCGCGAAGGTAAGCGGATTCAGGGCTGCAAGCCAGCCCATCCAGGTGGGCATGAAGGACAGTGGCGCCAGAGCAGTGCTCGCAAACAGCAGCGGCAGATTGGCCACGAAGATCACCGCGATCAACTCGATGTGCCCCGGCAGGGCGAACGCAAGACCCAGACTCAGGGCAGTGACCGCAAACACCAGCATCAAAAGCGTGAGCATCACCAGCCCCAAGCCAGCCAGACCGGGCCAGCCATAGCCGAGGAAAGCGGCCATCAACATGATCGCCAGGCTCTGCACCATGCTCAGGGTGGTGATGTAAAGCACCGAGGCCAGCACAATCGAACTGCGGCTGCGCAGGGGAGCCACGAGCAGACGGTTGAGAAATCCGAATTCACGGTCAAACATCACCGGCAAACCGGCATTGAGGGCGCCACTGAAGGCGGTGAACACGATCACACCAGCTCCGAGAAAACGTCCATAACTCATGCCGCCGGGCAGCAACCCCTCCGGCGCGCGCGAAAACAGAGCCCCGAACAACACCAACCAGATCAGGGGCTGCAGGATCCCAGCCACCAGAGTGGAGGGTCTGCGCTGCAACTGCAGGAAGAGGCGACGGGTGAGGGCCGCCGTTTCCTGCGTGAGTTCAGAGAGAGCGGAGGGATCAGACGCGGTCATCGAAACAAGAGGAGAGGTGCGAAGGGGGAGAGAACACAGCGAGCTAGGCCGTCAACGCATGGCCTGCTTGCGCTCCAGCTTTGGATCACGCTGACCGGCCACAGCCAGTTCCGCATCCATCAAGGTGCGGCCAGTGGCCTGCAGATACACATCATCGAGACTCGGGCGGCTCTGGGCCAGGGCGAACACGGGGAGTCCGGCGGCGTCGAGCTCGGCACGCAGGCGCGGCAACACCTCCTCGCCATCCACCACCAGATTGAGCGAATACCCCTGGGAGCGATTGACCACGATCCGACGCACCCCCTCCAGGGGTTCCAACAGGGCACAGAGGTGGTTCGCCTCCGACGGATCACTGAATTCCCTTACGCGCAGGGTGACCCGATCCCCCCCCAGCGCCTGCTTCAGGGCCTCAGGCGAACCCTCCGCGATCACCCGCCCTGCATCGATGATCGCCATCTGATCGGCGAGCGCCTCCACCTCCTCGAGGTAGTGACTGCTGAGCAGCACGCTGGTGCCCTGATCCCGCAGATCCCGCAGCACCTGCCAAATCGCGGCCCGACTCTCGATATCCAGACCCACCGTCGGTTCATCGAGCACCAGCACCCGGGGACGGTGAAGGAGGCCGGAGGCCAGGTCGAGGCGACGGCGCATCCCGCCGGAGTACGTCCCACAGCGCCGGTCCACCCATGCCTCCATGCCCAGACCATTCACCAGTTCATCAATGCGCCTGTCCCGCTCCCGCCTTGGCAGGTGGTAAAGATCGCCCTGCAGCTGAAGCAATTCGCGGCCGGTGAGGATCTTGTCGATCGCCACCTCTTGGGCGACATAACCGAGCAGACGACGCACCGCGCGTGGATCGGTCAATGCATCAACCCCCGCCACCCGCACGCTGCCGCGATCAGGGGCCAGCAGGGTGGCGATGATGCGCAGGGTGGTGGTTTTGCCGGCACCGTTCGGTCCCAGCAAGCCATACAACGCTCCCTCTGGGATCGAGAGGGAGAGACCGTCGAGGGCCTTCACCTCGCCATAGGCCTTCTCCAGTTGAACCAGCTCCAAGACAGGCATCGAGCCGTTGCTGCAGGAATCTCGACGGAATCTAGGCAGCTGGCCCGAGGCCGCCGCCCAGCATGGCCTCCACCACACTGCGCACCTGCAGATCGAAGGTGGCCGCACCCGACCAACGGCTGAACACCAGCAGCAGACAGATGCCGAAGAGGTAAAGAATCGACCAACGGAAGAGGCCTTTGGCCCGCTCCAGACTGTCGGGAGCGGAGGCCAGATTGCCAACCATTTGCAGCAATCGACCGTTGAAGGGAAGCAACAACAGGCCATAAAGAAGACCGCCCTCGGGTAGGGCCAGCACTCCAAAACCGCTCAGCACCACGGTGGCCCAGCCGTAGCGTCGGATGGCCCGGGCGGTGACGGTCGACCCCTTGACCACCGGAAGCATGGGGATCCCCACCGCTCGATAGTCCTCACGAAGCAGGAGGGCCAGCGCCCAGAAGTGGGCCGGCGTCCACACCATCACCAGACCGAACAGCCACCAGCTGCCCAGACCGACGTGGCCGGTGGCAGCCGCGGCCCCCACCAGAGGTGGAATGGCGCCTGCCACACCGCCGATCACGATGTTCTGAGGCGTCCTCGGCTTGAGCAACGCGGTGTAGAGCAGCACGTAGCTGCAAAGCCCGAGCAGCGAGAGACCGGCGGCCAAACAGTTGACACCACTCACCAGCAACACGGCTGCTGCGAGCGTGCAGGAGACCGCACCGGCGAACGCGGCCGCAGGCGACAGGCGTCCCGACGGCAGAGCCCGGCCGCTGGTGCGCTGCATGCGCCCATCCAGGTCTTGCTCCCAGAGGCAGTTGAGCACCCCCGCCGCTGCAGCCGCCAGGGCACCACCACCAAGGGTGCAGGCCAGGCGGGGCGAGGAAAGCGGCCAGCCTTCCGTGAGAGCCATCCCCCCCAGGGTGGTGGCAAGCAACAGGGGAATCAGCCGCGGTTTGGCCACCTCAAGCCAGGCGGGCAACTTGATCCGGCGCCGTGACGGCACCACCTGCTCGCGGCTGATCGCCACGGCAGAGGTCGGAACGGAACTAGCCATGCGCAGGCTCCAGAGAAGAGGACTCAACAACGACTGGCAGCGGTTGCTGCGACGCCGCCTCGGGGCGACGACAGAGCAGGGCCGCCATCAGGGCCACCAGAAGAGAAGCGATCAACTGATGGGCCACGGTGACCGCGGGCTGACTCAGCCCAAGGCGCAACGTGAGAACCCCCAGCGCGATCTGGCCCCCCACCAGACCACTGGCGAGAAGCAGCAGGGGCCATTGACGACGGGGCCAACCGCCGGCGAGGAGGGCGACGGCCGCCAGAAGCAGCACACTCAGGGCCGCCGGAGTGGCGAAACTGCGATGCCAATGGAGCCATTGGCAGGACTGGCCTGCCTCAAGACAGCGCTGCGCCGCCCAGGAGGTGGCCATCCGAGCACCGAGCAGGCACTGGCCCATCACCGCAGTGAGGCTGATCGCCGCAAGCGCTCGCCACCAGATCGGCGCTGGAGCGGCACTGTTGTCGGCGGGAGCCAGAAGCAGCTGACTGCAACCACTGACGATGGCCACAAGGGTGAGGGCCAGAAGCAGATGGGCGGTGACCACCCCCGAGGGCAGGAGCTGCAGAACCGTGAGGGCCCCCAGACCACCCTGGGCTGCAACGAGCGCAAGCAGGAGGCCGCTGATCGGAAGCAACCAGCGGGGCAACTGGGCCCGCCACCAGGCGGCGGCAGCGAGCTGAACCACCAGCGCAATACCGATGACGAAGGCATCGAGGCGATGAAACCACTCCAGAAACACCTGAACGTTCATCTGACGCCCCGGCAGGAAGCTGCCGTAACAGAGCGGCCAATCAGGACAGGCCAGACCGGCCTCCATGACTCGGGTCGCTCCACCGATCACCACAAGGGCCACGAGGGCAACGACCAGATGGGTGCTCAGAAGAGCGAGGCGGTGACGAATGGGAACCAGGGGGGTACTGACCAAGGCCATCGCGTTGCCCAAAGGCAACTGAAGTGTCTTCGGAACGTAGCGATTGGATTCCGGCGCGCACGTTATGTGGCTAACTGCAACACCAACCGGACACCAAGATTTCGCTTCCCTGACAGGTCACACCAACTCTTGGCATCCATGCGCACCAAAACCAGGGGATGGGAGTGGATGACGTGCCATCAAGCAGAGGATTTTCAACCCCTCTTAAGAATCAGAACGTGGTGAGGGCATCGCCTCCTCCATAGCCTGAAACCATTCACGGATGCGCCGTGCCGATCCCTTCATCGATCATCACACTGGTGCTGGGAATGGTCCTGGTGCTGGGAGGGCTCTGGATTGGCCAGAACATCAATCTTCTGCCAGTTGATGCCAGCGCAAACGCTCCGATTTACGACGAACTCTTTCGGGTTCTCTTCAGCATTGGCGCGATTCTGTTCCTTGGCATCCTCGGCCTGGTGATCTTCAGCCTGATCCGCTTCCGCCGCCGCGAAGGTCAACTCTCCGATGGCCTGGCGATCGAAGGCAACCTCCCACTGGAAGTTCTCTGGACAGCCGTCCCTGCGGTCGTCGTGTTGTTCATCGGCTTGTACAGCTACGACATCTACGAGCGCATGGGAGGGATGGCCCCCCTGGGGCATGACGCCATGACCCATGTCAGCGCCAGCGCACCCAACAGCGATCGGAAAGTGTGGGGAGGGATTGGCACCCCCGCTCTCAGCACGACAACCGAGGCGGCCCTGGCAACCCCTTTGCCGGTGGAGGTGACGGCCATGCAATTCGCCTTTCTGTTTCGCTACCCCCAGGGCGATTTCATCTCCGGTGAGTTGCATGTGCCCGTCGGTCAACCCGTGACCCTGGCGATGGAAGCGAAGGACGTGATTCACGCCTTCTGGGTTCCTGAATTCCGCTTGAAACAGGATGTGATCCCGGGCCAGCCAACCGTCCTCAACTTCACGCCCACACGCGCCGGTCGTTATCCGATTGTGTGCGCAGAACTCTGTGGCCCATATCACGGCGGCATGCGCTCCACCGTGGTGGTCGAAGACCAGCAGGCCTACGACGCCTGGTTTGCCCAGAACGACAAGCTTTCCGCCACCAACACATGACCGCCACCCTGACGCCCCAGGCCGAATCATCCCGGCCGCCCTCCCTGCAACCGCACGGCTGGCTGCGCTATCTGAGCTTCAGCGTCGACCACAAGGTGATCGGGTTGCAATATCTGGTGTGCGGCTTTGCCTTTTACCTAATCGGCGGCGCCCTGGCTGGAGCCATCCGCACGGAACTGGCCAGCCCCCTCTCCGACTTCATGCCACGCGAGGTCTACAACCAGGTGCTGACGCTGCACGGCACGGTGATGATTTTTCTCTGGATTGTCCCCGTTGTGAATGGAGCCTTCGGCAATTATCTGATTCCCTTTTACGTCGGCGCCAGAGACATGGCCTTCCCCCGCCTCAATGCGGTGGCCTTCTGGTTGATCCCGCCTGCGGGTCTGCTGCTGATCAGCAGTTATTTCATTACAGGCGCGGCCCAATCCGGTTGGACGGCCTATCCACCGCTCAGCCTCACGACCCCAGCCAGCGGCCAGATCATCTGGATCCTGAGTGTGCTTCTGCTGGGGGGAAGTTCGATTTTCGGCGGCATCAATTTCATCGCCACCATTCTCAAGCTGAGGCGGCCTGGACTGAAATTGATGCAACTTCCGATGTATTGCTGGGCCATGCTCGGCACCAGCATCCTTGTGGTTCTCTCCACACCGGTTCTCGCCGGAACCCTGATCCTGCTGAGCCTCGACATCGTGGCTCACACAGGCTTTTTCAACCCCGGGATGGGCGGCAATGTGGTGGTCTATCAGCATCTGTTCTGGTTCTATTCCCATCCCGCCGTTTACATCATGGTGCTACCGGCTTTCGGCCTGGTGAGTGAAATCCTGCCAGTGCACTGCCGCAAACCCCTCTTCGGGTACGCCACGATGGTTGTCTCCATCATGGCGATTGTGGTGCTGGGTCTTGTGGTGTGGGCCCACCACATGTTCACCAGTGGAACACCGCCTTGGATGCGCCTGTTCTTTACCATTGCCACGGCTTTCATCGCTGTGCCCACAGGCATCAAGTTCTTTAACTGGCTGGCGACGCTCTGGGGAGGCCGGATTTCACTCAACAGTGCCGTGCTGTTCTCCTGCGGCTTCATCGTCAACTTTGTGCTCGGAGGCATCACGGGCGTGGCCCTGGCTCAGGTGCCCTTCGACGTGCATGTGCACGACACCTATTTTGTTGTTGCACATTTCCACTACATCGTCTACGGCGGCTCGGTGTTTGTGATCTTTGCCTCGATCTATCACTGGTACCCCAAGGTGACCGGCCGCATGCTCAACGAACCGCTAGGGCGCCTGCATTTTCTGATCACCTTCATCGGCTTCAATCTCTGCTTTGCACCCCAGCATTGGCTTGGCCTCAACGGCATGCCCCGCCGCGTCGCTGAATACGACCCCCAATTCGCTTTCATCAACCAACTCAGCAGCGTCGGCGCCCTGTTGATGGCGATCAGCACCCTGCCCTTTCTCTGGAACGTGATCGCCAGCGCGTTCCAAGGCGAGATCGCCGGCGATAACCCCTGGCGGGCCCTCACGCCCGAGTGGCTCACCAGCTCGCCACCACCGGTGGAGAACTGGCGAGGCGACGCCCCCCTGGTGACCGAACCCTACGGCTATGGCGTCGCCGCCGATGAACTCGACCTGAAGGCCGCCAGCGGCCGTGACCTCTGGAGCAGCGGACGATGACCACCCTCAATCCATCCCAGGCGCAGCTCGATCAGGCCGGGGCCAGCGCTGAACACCATGCCGACCATCGGATCTTCGGTCTGGCGACGTTTCTGGTGGCCGATGCGATGACCTTCGCCGGTTTCTTTGCCGCCTACCTCACCTTCAAAGCCGTGAACCCTCTCCAGCCCGGGGCGATCTACGAACTGGAGCTGCCCCTGCCGATCCTCAACACCGTGCTCCTGCTCGTGAGCAGTTTCACGTTTCATCGGGCCGGCGTGAACCTGCGACGGGGCATGAATCAACGCTGCCGCCAGTGGCTGCTGCTCTCGGCCGTGCTCGGGCTCGCCTTCCTCGCCAGCCAGATGGTGGAGTACTTCACCCTTCCCTTTGGCCTGACCGACAATCTCTACGCGAGCACCTTCTACGCCCTCACCGGCTTCCATGGCCTGCACGTGACCCTCGGTGCCCTGATGATCCTGATCGTGTGGTGGCAATGCCGCACACCGGGGGGCCGGATCACAGCCGACAACCACTTTCCACTTGAAGCGGCAGAGCTCTACTGGCACTTCGTGGATGGCATCTGGGTGATTCTCTTTGTAATCCTCTACCTGATCTGAACACCGCCAGGGCAAAGTCGCAGGATCGCTTGCCTGGCTTGCGATCGAGGTTCAGAATTCTTGCAACATTCACCGTAGAGATGCTGGTCGGCAAGGAGCTTCTCGACAAGGCGCGCGCGCTCAGCAATCGCCCAGAGGATGAGATCGCCAGAGGCTGCGGCTACGTGGGCCCCAGCGGCCGCTTGCTGCGCAAGAGCTTTTACCGAGCCCTCGTGGAAGCGAAGGGTTACAAGCTCCCCACCTCAGGGGCTGGCGCTGGTGGTGGCACCCGCGGCCGCCAGGCTGAATTCCGCACCCGTGTGCATGGCAACGGCAATCTGCTCATCGGCCATGCCTACACGCGTCGGCTCGGGCTGGAACCAGGCCAGGAGTTCCGGATTGAACTGCATCGGGACTCGGGCTCGATCTGGCTGCTGCCACTCGATGAGCAAGATCTCGATGGACCCAGCCTCGATGGGCAAGACGACCACCCGGATCAGAGCGAGGAGGCTGGGCTCTGATCCGGGTGGTGGCTCATCAGGCGAGGGCCGGAGGATCCTGATCGTCGTGAATGGCCGAGCTGAAGGCGATCAGCTCGATGCCGCTGAAGAGGAAGCTGATTCCCACCAGGGTTCCCAGCACCCACAACAGCCCCCAGAACTTCAGGGTCACGATGAGGAGACCCAGGATGAAGGTGATCACACCGTTGGCGATCGCCCAACCGGCACCGGGGCGGTTGCTGTTCGCCAGACCGGTGAAGAACGCCACCACGCCCTCGACGAGGAAGACGATGCCGATGGCCAGGGCGAAAGCGGCCACCTGTTCGGCGGCCTCAGCCGGATCGCGGAAATTGCCGATCATCGAGGCACCGGCCACGATGAACAGGGTGGACACCACCAAACGCCAGAAACAGATCCAGCGCCCCATGCGGCCGGAACGGGCCAGATTGCTGATCCAGCCAACGACACCGCCCACGAGGAACAGCACCGCAATCACGCCCGTGGTCCAGAAGGAGGCCAGCACGGGGAACACCAGGGCCAGGATGCCCAGCACAATCAAAAGAATGCCCTCGGCAATCGCGAAAGCCTTGAAGCTGCCCAGGGAATCCGGGCGGTCATTACCGGTCATGAAACGTTCGGAATGAACAACCCCTGCAAGGTATTGAGCTTTGCTCCAGGCGACCAGGGTTTGTGATCGTTTCTCAGCTCCAGCCCTGCCGGGCCAACCATTCGGCGCTGATCACCTGGCTCGCGTCCGCGTGGGATGGCTCGGTGGCCAACAGTCGCTCGGCGTAGCGAGCGATCACATCCACCTCCAGATTGACCCGATCCCCCACCCTGAGGTGGTGCAGGGCGGTGGTCCGCCAGGTGTGGGGAATCACAGCGATCCAGAACTGTCGGCCCGACGCCGCCAATCCGGCCACGGTGAGGCTGATGCCGTCCACGGCGATGCTGCCCTTCTCGCAGATGTAGCGCTCATGGCCTGGCTCGCGCCAGCGCAGCTCCAGCCGCCAGGACTGGGGCAGGGCCTCAATGGCCATCACCTCGCCGGCGGCGTCCACATGACCAGTGACCAGATGGCCCCCGAGCCGATCAGACAGCCGCAGGGCAGGTTCCAGATTGACCGCGCCCCCGCGCAACGCCTTGGGGCCGAGCGTGGTGCGCTCCAGTGTCTCCTCGCTCACATCAGCGAGAAAGCCATCCCCCACCAGGGAAGCCACCGTCAGACACACCCCATCGACGGCGACGCTGTCGCCAAGCTGCAGTGGAGCGAACGGCGCGCATCCGTGCACAAGCAGCTGGGCCCCCCGCCGTTCCAGCCGGCCCACAGCCTGCACGAGCCCCGTGAACATCCTCTCAACCTGTGGCTGCTGACCTGGTCATAATCAAACCAGGGGGAGGAGTGACAGTGGTCGAAATGCATGTCGCCGGGATTGCCCTGGATGCGGCCAGTCGCAGTCCGATCGTGCTGCTGCGGGATCCAGCCGGACGGCGCCAGGTGCCGATCTGGATCGACCAGGCGCAGGCCCACAACATCATGGCCGGGCTCCAGGGGGAGCCAACGCCCCGGCCCCTGAGCCATGACCTGATGGTGGCCCTGCTCGAGGCGGGCGGCCTGGAGCTGGAGCGGGTCATCATTCATGCGATTGAAGACAACACCTTTCGGGCCGTGTTGCGCCTCGAAACCTCGACAGAGACGCGGGGGGAGGGTGATGGCAACAGCGCTGAACGCAGCCCACAGGCCTCCAGCCAGGCCGTCACCCCCTCAGAACCGCCTGGCCCCAATGGTGGAGTGGAAGTCGATGCCCGACCCAGTGACGCGATCGCGCTGGCGGTGCGCACCGGCAGTGGCATCTGGATGCTGGAGGAAGTGGTGGCAGAAGCCTCGATTCCGGTCGATGCCGACGCCGATCACGAGGAACAGGATGCCTTCCGAAAGTTCCTCGATCAGGTGAGCCCGGCTGCGCTCGTGCGCCATCTGGAATCGCGCCGCCCCGACGACGGCTCCGCCGCGGACGAGTCACCTGAACCGTGACGGCCCAGCGTCGGCCCTTCGGCCGGGGACCGGCCGTGAGCCTGTTCACGCTCGGCACGATGCGGGCCCTGGCCTCCCAGGCACAGATGGATGCGGTGGTGCGGGCCGCACTCGATGCCGGCATCAACCATCTGGAGACGGCCCCGGCCTATGGCCCGGCGGAAACCTTCCTGGGCGCTGCCCTCGCCAGGCTCGAACGGCAGGACCTGAGGCCTGACGGGGGGTGGGTGGTCACCAGCAAGATCCTGCCGGGGGTGAGCTTCAGCGAGGGGCGCTCCCAGCTGCAGGCGAGCCTGAAGCGCCTGGGATTGCACCATCTTCCAAACCTGGCGGTTCACGGCATCAATCGGCAGGAGCACCTGCTGTGGGCCCAGGACGGTGAAGGGCGACAACTGCTCCAATGGGCACGCGACTCCGGCCTGGTGGGGCAGGTGGGATTCAGCAGCCATGGGTCCCATGCCCTGATTGCCGAGGCGATCGCCAGCGGGCTGTTCGAGTTCTGCAATCTGCACCTGCATCTGCTCGATCCCAGCCGCATGGGGCTGGCCAACGACGCCCTGGCGCGAGGCATGGGCGTGCTGGCGATCTCCCCGGCTGACAAGGGAGGGCGGCTGTGGGACCCGAGCCCAACGCTCTGCGAGGACTGCGCTCCATTCCCACCGCTGACACTCGCCTATCGCTATCTGCTGGCGGCCGGCATTTCCACCCTGACCGTCGGCGCCAGCCAACCGCAGGACCTGGACCTCGCCCATCGACTTGCCGAAGCCAGCGGCGCCCTCAGCCCGGCGGAGCGCAGCGCCCTGGCCCGCCTGGAGCAACGGCGGCGGCAGCGACTCGGGCGGGAGCACTGCGGCCAGTGCCGCTCCTGCCTGCCCTGCCCCAACCAGGTGCCGATCCCGGAGCTGCTGCGCCTGCGCAATCTTCGCCTCGGCCACGACCTGCAGGCCTTCACCGAGGAGCGCTACAACCTGATCGGTCGAGCCGGGCACTGGTGGGAGCAGCGCGATGCCAGCGCCTGCCAAGGCTGTGGCGACTGCCTGCCCCGCTGCCCCCATGACCTGCCGATCCCCGAGCTGCTGGCCGAGACCCATCGCCTGCTGGCAGCGCGCCCCCGGCGCCGACTGTGGGGGTGAGCGTCAGCCCTCAGGGAGCGGTCTGGCGCCAACGGCGGCTGAGCTGCGCACGGGCAGCATCCTGAAGCGGCGGCAGGCTCCAGCAGCGCTCCCACACCGGCTTCGGTGGCAGTATGAGCGACCGCAAACTGCCGGGAATGGCCTGGGCCTCGGTCTGAAGTTGCTGGGATGGCAAGGGGGGACGCCATCCCCGTGCCAACAGCTGCCCGAGCAGGGGGGCCTGCCAGGCTTCCTTCACCCAGGCCTGGGGTAGCGGTTCACGACTGGTCGCCGGCCGCAGCAGCAGCGTCCAGTGCAGGGGCGCCCCGCTGCTTGGGAGCACGGCATGCAGGCGGGGATCACGCCGGAGCGAAGACACACAGCGCTGCAACGGCAGCACTGCCGCCCTGGCCTTCCCCTGCAACAACCAATTCAGCGCCTGGCGGTCGTCAAGGGTAAGGGCGGCACTGCGCAGCCTGCCCAGACTTTCGGGCTGATCAAGACGATCGGCAAGCTCGACCACCACCCTGGGGCTGGCCGGCAACACCACCTGACCGCGCAGGCCGGGATCAAGCAGCACATCCCAGCCCTGTTCGGCGGCGCCCCCAAGCCACTCACTGCCCCGGAAGAGCATCACCCAGGGGCTGACGCCAACGGGCAGCACCCGAGCAGCACGCACAGGCCCCAGAGCCTCGAGAAAAGGCCCAGCCTGCCCCCCCAGACGCCCCTGCAAGGGGGCCGCATCCACCGGTTGGAGCGCCTCGTCGGTGAACTCCGGCAACCAACCATCACCGCAGGCGAGCAGATCGGCCGACGGATCGATCTGCAGGGCCGCCCAGGAGGAACCGGGGTTCGCCTCCAGGGGCTGAAACCGCCAGGGGCGGGGCAAACGCCGCCGCCACAGGGGGGGGAGCGTTTCCGGTGCTGCCTGGAGCAAAGGCTGCGCCTGGCCACGGGCACAGCCCCCCAGCAGCCCCAGCCCCGCCGCCAGGCCGAGCTGCAGCAGATCACGACGCCCCAGCCTGGCCCGCTCGGTGTGATGCAACCTGCTCATGGCCAGACCTTACAGACGTTGCAGTGCATCCAAAGCCTGGTCGCAGTCGCGGCGCAGCAGCTCCAGGCTGCATCCTCTCAACTCAGCCAGCAGGGCGAGAGCACCGGCACCCACGCCCTCCTTCACGTAGCCGCGTTCATAGTCGCGCCAAGCCTGATGGCGACTGTCATGGAAGCGAAGGCCGCTATGCAGGGCCAGGATCTCCACCGCCAGAGCCCTTTCGAGGCGGGTCAAGAGATCAGCAAAGGCCGGCCGACCGGCCAGGGACTCTGCCGCCAACCAGGCCGTGGTCCCCAGGGTCACCCCAGCCGTCAGGGCGGACCTGTCGGCTCTGGGGAGGGCCCGCAGGGCCAGGGCGAGGACCGCCAGCATCTGGCTGCCGCCGGCCAGCATGACCGGTTGGCCACTTTCCATCGCCCCCAGCAGCAAGCCCGTGGCCACCGCCTGAAATGGATCACCAACGGCGGCCAGAATCGCCTGGGGCGAAGGATCAGGCCCCAAGGCCGCCCGTTGCAGACCAGCCTCCACCAAGCGCCGCTTCAGCTGCATGGGCGGATGCAGCGCACTGCCACTCACCAGATCAGCGACGGGCAGGCCGAGGGCGGTGAGGGCCGCCTGGGCGGTGCTCGTCCCGCCGGGAACGCATTCGGCTAGCACGAGCGGCCGGCGCAGGGAGCGGCCAAGCCGCACCCCCCTCTGCCACAGCCGTTCCACCCGATCGGGAGCCATCGCCCGTCCGCTGCTCAGACAGGCGGCGGGTCCACAGTCACAGGCCTCCAGGCGCAGATGGGGGAAGGGGGGCTGCTGTTGCAGGCCAACCGCGGCCACCTGGGGCCTCAGGCCGAGCGTCTGAGCCGCGACCCAGCTGATCAGCGCCGGGCTCACCCCAGCCGGCAGGGGCGGCAGGGCCCAGCGGGGCCGGTGGCCGGGGCCGTAGAGCAACAGCTCGGCATCGGCAAGCGCGGTGTAGCGACGGGATGCGG includes:
- a CDS encoding riboflavin synthase, which codes for MFTGLVQAVGRLERRGAQLLVHGCAPFAPLQLGDSVAVDGVCLTVASLVGDGFLADVSEETLERTTLGPKALRGGAVNLEPALRLSDRLGGHLVTGHVDAAGEVMAIEALPQSWRLELRWREPGHERYICEKGSIAVDGISLTVAGLAASGRQFWIAVIPHTWRTTALHHLRVGDRVNLEVDVIARYAERLLATEPSHADASQVISAEWLARQGWS
- a CDS encoding HdeD family acid-resistance protein, with protein sequence MTGNDRPDSLGSFKAFAIAEGILLIVLGILALVFPVLASFWTTGVIAVLFLVGGVVGWISNLARSGRMGRWICFWRLVVSTLFIVAGASMIGNFRDPAEAAEQVAAFALAIGIVFLVEGVVAFFTGLANSNRPGAGWAIANGVITFILGLLIVTLKFWGLLWVLGTLVGISFLFSGIELIAFSSAIHDDQDPPALA
- a CDS encoding nicotinate-nucleotide--dimethylbenzimidazole phosphoribosyltransferase, with translation MTAGRVWPDPEATALKQRLAPWRHLQVQPDLLLVLAATATAEVEGISAAGASAASRRYTALADAELLLYGPGHRPRWALPPLPAGVSPALISWVAAQTLGLRPQVAAVGLQQQPPFPHLRLEACDCGPAACLSSGRAMAPDRVERLWQRGVRLGRSLRRPLVLAECVPGGTSTAQAALTALGLPVADLVSGSALHPPMQLKRRLVEAGLQRAALGPDPSPQAILAAVGDPFQAVATGLLLGAMESGQPVMLAGGSQMLAVLALALRALPRADRSALTAGVTLGTTAWLAAESLAGRPAFADLLTRLERALAVEILALHSGLRFHDSRHQAWRDYERGYVKEGVGAGALALLAELRGCSLELLRRDCDQALDALQRL
- a CDS encoding AbrB family transcriptional regulator, with translation MLVGKELLDKARALSNRPEDEIARGCGYVGPSGRLLRKSFYRALVEAKGYKLPTSGAGAGGGTRGRQAEFRTRVHGNGNLLIGHAYTRRLGLEPGQEFRIELHRDSGSIWLLPLDEQDLDGPSLDGQDDHPDQSEEAGL
- a CDS encoding aldo/keto reductase, translated to MTAQRRPFGRGPAVSLFTLGTMRALASQAQMDAVVRAALDAGINHLETAPAYGPAETFLGAALARLERQDLRPDGGWVVTSKILPGVSFSEGRSQLQASLKRLGLHHLPNLAVHGINRQEHLLWAQDGEGRQLLQWARDSGLVGQVGFSSHGSHALIAEAIASGLFEFCNLHLHLLDPSRMGLANDALARGMGVLAISPADKGGRLWDPSPTLCEDCAPFPPLTLAYRYLLAAGISTLTVGASQPQDLDLAHRLAEASGALSPAERSALARLEQRRRQRLGREHCGQCRSCLPCPNQVPIPELLRLRNLRLGHDLQAFTEERYNLIGRAGHWWEQRDASACQGCGDCLPRCPHDLPIPELLAETHRLLAARPRRRLWG
- a CDS encoding bifunctional nuclease family protein, yielding MHVAGIALDAASRSPIVLLRDPAGRRQVPIWIDQAQAHNIMAGLQGEPTPRPLSHDLMVALLEAGGLELERVIIHAIEDNTFRAVLRLETSTETRGEGDGNSAERSPQASSQAVTPSEPPGPNGGVEVDARPSDAIALAVRTGSGIWMLEEVVAEASIPVDADADHEEQDAFRKFLDQVSPAALVRHLESRRPDDGSAADESPEP
- a CDS encoding cytochrome c oxidase subunit 3 encodes the protein MTTLNPSQAQLDQAGASAEHHADHRIFGLATFLVADAMTFAGFFAAYLTFKAVNPLQPGAIYELELPLPILNTVLLLVSSFTFHRAGVNLRRGMNQRCRQWLLLSAVLGLAFLASQMVEYFTLPFGLTDNLYASTFYALTGFHGLHVTLGALMILIVWWQCRTPGGRITADNHFPLEAAELYWHFVDGIWVILFVILYLI